One Mycobacterium kubicae genomic window carries:
- a CDS encoding DUF427 domain-containing protein — MSLWPTPEPPAAGQESVWDYPRPPRLEDFTGSITVELGGQTIASTTRAFRVLETSHPPTYYVPREAFSPGVLRRATGTSWCEWKGQATYFDLVTPGREAPRAAWTYERPTGPFTPIAGAIAVMAAQVDRCTVNGETVIAQPGGFYGGWITSWVVGPFKGIPGSAGW; from the coding sequence ATGAGCCTCTGGCCCACACCCGAGCCGCCCGCTGCGGGACAGGAGTCGGTGTGGGATTACCCACGGCCGCCCCGCCTGGAAGACTTCACCGGCTCGATCACCGTCGAGCTGGGCGGCCAGACGATCGCGTCGACAACACGAGCCTTCCGGGTGTTGGAAACCAGTCACCCGCCGACGTACTACGTACCGCGCGAGGCGTTCAGCCCGGGTGTGCTGCGCCGGGCCACCGGAACGTCGTGGTGCGAGTGGAAAGGGCAGGCCACCTACTTCGACCTGGTCACGCCGGGTCGCGAGGCCCCCAGGGCGGCCTGGACCTACGAACGACCCACCGGGCCGTTCACGCCGATCGCCGGCGCCATCGCCGTCATGGCCGCGCAGGTCGACCGCTGCACGGTCAACGGCGAAACGGTGATTGCCCAGCCCGGTGGCTTCTACGGCGGCTGGATCACCAGCTGGGTCGTCGGGCCGTTCAAGGGCATCCCGGGTTCGGCGGGCTGGTAG
- a CDS encoding lysophospholipid acyltransferase family protein, which produces MDRPPRAHSWLPRASCDASCVAPGDTAVSPTVLITLRVAFRVMWALLLAPGLPLLGIPLPGGTRVQRAYCRLVLRCFGVRITVSGSPIRNLQGVLVVSSHMSWLDAFAIGALLPGSFVARADMFTGRATGIVARILQIIPIERSSLRRLPAVVETVARRLRAGHTVVAFPEGTTWCGLASGSFYPAMFQAAIDAGRPVQPVRLTYHRVDGSVSTAPAYVGEDTLLQSVYRVLREPRTVARVRVASLQLPGTDRRALATRCQDAIGLGPVRHPAGHALVA; this is translated from the coding sequence ATGGACCGGCCGCCGCGCGCCCACTCCTGGCTGCCGCGCGCATCGTGTGACGCCAGTTGTGTCGCCCCCGGTGACACCGCCGTGTCACCGACGGTGCTGATAACGCTGCGGGTGGCGTTTCGGGTGATGTGGGCGCTGCTGCTGGCGCCGGGGCTGCCGCTGCTGGGCATCCCGTTGCCCGGAGGGACCCGAGTGCAGCGCGCCTACTGCCGCCTGGTGCTGCGTTGCTTCGGGGTGCGAATCACTGTGTCGGGCAGCCCGATTCGCAACCTGCAAGGTGTGCTGGTGGTCAGCAGTCACATGTCGTGGCTGGACGCGTTCGCCATCGGCGCGCTGTTGCCCGGCTCGTTCGTCGCCCGCGCCGATATGTTCACCGGGCGCGCGACCGGGATCGTGGCTCGCATCCTGCAGATCATCCCGATCGAGCGGTCCAGCCTGCGGCGGTTACCCGCGGTGGTCGAGACGGTGGCGCGCCGACTGCGGGCCGGCCACACCGTGGTGGCCTTCCCGGAGGGCACCACCTGGTGTGGGCTGGCCTCGGGCAGTTTCTATCCGGCGATGTTTCAGGCCGCCATCGACGCCGGCCGACCGGTGCAGCCGGTGCGGTTGACCTATCACCGCGTGGACGGCAGCGTGTCCACCGCACCGGCTTACGTCGGCGAGGACACCCTGTTGCAGTCGGTTTACCGGGTCCTGCGGGAACCGCGCACCGTGGCCCGGGTGCGGGTGGCATCCCTGCAACTGCCCGGTACCGACCGGCGAGCCCTGGCCACCCGCTGTCAGGACGCGATAGGACTGGGGCCGGTGCGTCACCCGGCAGGGCACGCGCTGGTGGCCTGA